One Streptomyces sp. NBC_01217 genomic region harbors:
- a CDS encoding glucarate dehydratase family protein, translated as MTNSLRITGVRITPVAFRDPALLNAVGVHEPFALRAIVEVDTDQGLVGLGETYADEGHLRRLRAAADALVGMDVYALGEMHRAVARVLSHDSGAGGTGLTGMITTSSATDRVFSPFEVACLDLQGKAAGRPVSDLLGGAVRDSVPFSAYLFYKWAGHPGAEPDGWGEALGPEAIVAQARRMITEYGFTAIKLKGGVRPPEEETEAVLALREAFPGVPLRLDPNAAWGVETSVAVARRLEGVLEYLEDPTPGLDGMAQVARETPIPLATNMCVVAFEHLAPAVAQRSVQVVLSDHHYWGGLHRSRLLSGICDTFSLGLSMHSNSHLGISLAAMTHLAAATPNLTYACDTHWPWKTEEVVEEGALAFADGSVRVPKGPGLGVTLDRDALARLHEQYLTCGLRDRDDTGYMRRIDPAYEKKTPRW; from the coding sequence ATGACGAACAGCCTCCGGATCACCGGAGTGAGGATCACCCCGGTCGCCTTCCGCGACCCCGCGCTGCTCAACGCCGTGGGCGTGCACGAACCGTTCGCGCTACGGGCGATCGTCGAGGTCGACACCGACCAGGGCCTCGTCGGCCTCGGCGAGACCTATGCCGACGAAGGACATCTGCGCCGACTCCGGGCCGCCGCGGACGCCCTCGTGGGGATGGACGTGTACGCACTGGGCGAGATGCACCGCGCGGTGGCCCGGGTCCTGAGCCACGACAGCGGAGCGGGCGGCACCGGACTGACCGGGATGATCACCACCAGCAGCGCAACGGACCGGGTGTTCTCCCCGTTCGAGGTGGCCTGCCTGGACCTTCAGGGAAAGGCGGCCGGCCGGCCGGTCAGCGATCTGCTCGGCGGCGCGGTACGGGACTCCGTACCGTTCAGCGCCTATCTCTTCTACAAGTGGGCCGGACATCCCGGGGCCGAGCCCGACGGCTGGGGCGAGGCGCTAGGCCCGGAGGCGATCGTCGCCCAGGCACGACGCATGATCACCGAGTACGGCTTCACCGCGATCAAGCTCAAGGGCGGTGTACGGCCGCCCGAAGAGGAGACCGAGGCGGTCCTGGCCCTGCGCGAGGCCTTCCCCGGAGTGCCGCTGCGGCTCGACCCCAACGCGGCATGGGGCGTGGAGACCTCGGTCGCAGTGGCCCGCCGGCTGGAGGGCGTCCTGGAATACCTGGAGGACCCGACGCCCGGACTGGACGGCATGGCACAGGTCGCGCGGGAGACCCCGATCCCGCTCGCCACCAACATGTGCGTCGTCGCCTTCGAACACCTGGCGCCCGCGGTGGCACAGCGTTCGGTGCAGGTGGTGCTCTCCGACCACCACTACTGGGGCGGTCTGCACCGCTCCAGGCTGCTCTCCGGAATCTGCGACACCTTCTCCCTGGGGCTGTCGATGCACTCCAACTCGCATCTGGGGATCAGCCTGGCCGCGATGACCCACCTGGCGGCCGCCACACCGAACCTCACCTACGCCTGTGACACCCACTGGCCGTGGAAGACCGAGGAGGTCGTGGAGGAGGGCGCACTCGCCTTCGCCGACGGGTCCGTGCGGGTTCCCAAGGGCCCGGGGCTCGGCGTCACGCTCGACCGGGACGCGCTCGCCCGGCTCCACGAGCAGTACCTCACCTGCGGTCTGCGCGACCGGGACGACACCGGCTACATGCGCCGCATCGACCCCGCCTACGAGAAGAAGACCCCCCGTTGGTGA
- a CDS encoding endo-1,4-beta-xylanase has protein sequence MRKATRALVVGTAAATLLVSTLTLSASASPEQSGHRSKPKGDAAATLAGLGKRADLRIGTAVDMSALATDAPYRAKVAGEFSSVTPENAMKWEAVEPQRGTYDWAAADDLVDFARDHGQLVRGHTLVWHSQLPSWLNNGDFTPDELRAILRKHITDEVGHFKGRIWQWDVVNEAFNDDGTLRDSIWLRKLGPGYIADAFRWAHQADPKAKLFINDYNIEGVNAKSTALHDLVVQLRKQHVPVDGVGIQGHLGVQYSAPHDIADNMKRFDDLGLETAITEADVRIPMPVDSTELEAQAEGYDVLLRGCLLTRHCTDFTVWGFTDKYSWVPSTFEGQGAANIFDENYVAKPAYKAMSQDLKLAAGRD, from the coding sequence ATGCGCAAGGCAACTCGGGCACTTGTTGTCGGCACCGCCGCCGCGACCCTGCTCGTCTCCACCCTCACCCTCAGCGCCTCCGCCAGCCCCGAGCAGTCGGGCCACCGGAGCAAGCCGAAGGGCGATGCCGCAGCCACCCTCGCGGGGCTAGGCAAGCGGGCCGATCTGCGCATCGGAACGGCCGTCGACATGTCCGCGCTGGCCACCGACGCTCCCTACCGGGCCAAGGTCGCGGGGGAGTTCTCCTCGGTCACCCCGGAGAACGCCATGAAGTGGGAGGCCGTCGAACCGCAGCGCGGCACCTACGACTGGGCAGCGGCCGACGACCTGGTCGACTTCGCCCGCGACCACGGCCAGCTCGTCCGCGGCCACACGCTCGTCTGGCACAGCCAGCTCCCGTCCTGGCTGAACAACGGCGACTTCACCCCCGATGAGCTGCGCGCCATCCTGCGCAAGCACATCACCGACGAGGTCGGCCACTTCAAGGGCAGGATCTGGCAGTGGGACGTCGTCAACGAGGCCTTCAACGACGACGGCACCCTGCGCGACAGCATCTGGCTGCGGAAGCTCGGCCCCGGCTACATCGCCGACGCCTTCCGCTGGGCCCACCAGGCCGACCCCAAGGCCAAACTCTTCATCAACGACTACAACATCGAGGGCGTCAACGCGAAGAGCACCGCCCTCCACGACCTCGTCGTGCAGCTGCGCAAGCAGCACGTCCCGGTCGACGGCGTCGGCATCCAGGGCCACCTGGGCGTCCAGTACAGCGCCCCGCACGACATCGCCGACAACATGAAGCGCTTCGACGACCTCGGCCTGGAGACCGCGATCACCGAGGCGGACGTCCGCATCCCGATGCCGGTCGACAGCACCGAGCTGGAGGCACAGGCCGAGGGCTACGACGTACTGCTGCGCGGCTGCCTGCTCACCCGCCACTGCACCGACTTCACCGTCTGGGGCTTCACCGACAAGTACTCCTGGGTGCCGTCCACCTTCGAGGGCCAGGGCGCGGCGAACATCTTCGACGAGAACTACGTCGCCAAGCCCGCGTACAAGGCCATGAGCCAGGACCTGAAGCTCGCCGCGGGCCGGGACTGA
- a CDS encoding glycoside hydrolase family 3 N-terminal domain-containing protein has translation MAIHPVPHARQAEPAAAVDGPWRDPSLAPEERVADLVARMTLEEKAAQLYGIWVGADAEGDGVAPHQNDMVDPVDWEDLISRGLGQLTRPFGTAPVDPGVGAVALARAQSRITEAGRFGIPALAHEECLAGFTAWGATAYPVPLSWGASWDPELVAEMARRIGRDMRSVGIHQGLAPVLDVVRDLRWGRVEETIGEDPYLVATIATAYVRGLESTGIVATLKHFAGYAASAGARNLAPVRAGAREMADITLPPFEMALREGGARSVMHSYAEIDGVPVAADPALLTGLLRDTWGFTGTVVADYFGIGFLETLHKVAADRADAARLALSAGVDVELPTVRSYGEVLVSAVRDGVVAEELVDRALHRVLLQKCELGLLDPDWTPLPATISGTDPEQARATVDLDAPENRALARKLAEEAVVLLANPSGALPLRGDGRIAVVGPRADDALAMLGCYSFPSHVGVSHPEVPMGIDIPTVLQSLREEFPGAKLSSAQGCEVDGTDTSGIEAAVELARDADVCVAVLGDRAGLFGRGTSGEGCDAADLSLPGVQGELLDALLATGKPVVLVLLTGRPYALGRWADRTAATVQAFFPGEEGGPALAGVLSGRVNPSGRLPVSVPHAPGGQPWTYLQPPLGLANGVSNIDPTPLHPFGHGLSYTSFSWEPGESVPAEIPTDGSADIEVTVRNTGDRDGAEVVQLYVHDPVAQTTRPQARLIGYARVQLAAGQARKVSFRFHADLVSFTGIGGRRIVEPGDLELRLAASSAVSDIRQTVRLKLTGPERTVDHRRRLVCESTVEEAAQDPAPAGI, from the coding sequence ATGGCAATCCACCCTGTCCCGCATGCCCGTCAGGCCGAACCCGCTGCCGCAGTCGACGGCCCCTGGCGCGACCCTTCGCTCGCCCCCGAGGAGCGGGTGGCCGATCTCGTCGCCCGGATGACCCTGGAGGAGAAGGCCGCCCAGCTGTACGGAATCTGGGTGGGCGCCGACGCCGAAGGCGACGGAGTCGCACCGCACCAGAACGACATGGTCGACCCGGTCGACTGGGAGGACCTCATCTCCCGCGGACTCGGCCAGCTGACCCGGCCGTTCGGCACCGCACCGGTCGACCCCGGCGTCGGAGCGGTCGCACTGGCCCGCGCCCAGAGCCGGATCACCGAGGCCGGCCGGTTCGGCATCCCCGCCCTCGCCCACGAGGAGTGCCTGGCGGGCTTCACCGCATGGGGCGCCACCGCCTACCCCGTACCGCTTTCGTGGGGTGCGTCCTGGGACCCGGAGCTGGTGGCCGAGATGGCCCGGCGGATCGGCCGCGACATGCGGTCGGTGGGCATCCACCAAGGACTGGCCCCCGTCCTCGACGTGGTCCGCGACCTGCGCTGGGGACGCGTCGAGGAGACCATCGGCGAGGACCCGTACCTCGTCGCCACGATCGCCACCGCCTACGTCCGCGGCCTGGAGTCCACCGGCATCGTCGCCACCCTCAAGCACTTCGCCGGGTACGCGGCATCGGCGGGCGCCCGCAACCTCGCACCGGTCCGGGCCGGGGCGCGCGAGATGGCCGACATCACCCTCCCGCCCTTCGAGATGGCGCTGCGCGAAGGCGGCGCCCGTTCGGTGATGCACTCCTACGCGGAGATCGACGGCGTGCCCGTGGCGGCCGACCCGGCCCTGCTCACCGGACTCCTCCGGGACACCTGGGGCTTCACCGGCACCGTCGTCGCCGACTACTTCGGCATCGGCTTCCTGGAGACCCTGCACAAGGTCGCCGCCGACCGCGCCGACGCGGCACGCCTCGCGCTGAGCGCCGGGGTCGACGTGGAACTGCCCACCGTCCGCAGCTACGGCGAGGTGCTCGTGAGCGCCGTACGGGACGGCGTCGTCGCCGAGGAGCTGGTCGACCGGGCGTTGCACCGGGTACTGCTCCAGAAGTGCGAACTGGGACTGCTCGACCCCGACTGGACCCCGCTGCCGGCCACGATTTCCGGCACCGACCCCGAGCAGGCCCGCGCGACGGTGGACCTCGACGCGCCGGAGAACCGGGCCCTGGCCCGGAAGCTGGCGGAAGAGGCGGTCGTGCTGCTCGCCAACCCCTCCGGCGCGCTCCCGCTGCGCGGCGACGGCCGGATCGCTGTCGTCGGCCCGCGCGCCGACGACGCACTGGCCATGCTCGGCTGTTACTCCTTCCCCAGCCATGTCGGTGTCTCGCACCCCGAGGTGCCGATGGGGATCGACATCCCGACCGTGCTCCAGTCGCTGCGTGAGGAGTTCCCCGGGGCGAAGCTCTCCTCGGCACAGGGCTGCGAGGTGGACGGCACGGACACCTCCGGCATCGAGGCCGCCGTGGAGCTCGCGCGGGACGCCGATGTCTGCGTCGCCGTGCTCGGCGACCGGGCCGGACTGTTCGGCCGCGGCACCTCCGGTGAGGGCTGCGACGCCGCCGACCTGTCCCTGCCCGGTGTTCAGGGCGAGCTGCTGGACGCGCTGCTGGCCACGGGGAAGCCGGTGGTCCTGGTCCTGCTGACGGGACGTCCGTACGCGCTGGGCCGCTGGGCCGACCGTACGGCCGCCACCGTGCAGGCGTTCTTCCCCGGCGAGGAGGGCGGTCCGGCGCTGGCCGGTGTGCTCTCCGGGCGGGTCAACCCCTCCGGGCGGCTGCCCGTCAGCGTCCCGCACGCTCCGGGCGGCCAGCCGTGGACCTACCTCCAGCCGCCGCTGGGCCTGGCGAACGGTGTCAGCAACATCGACCCGACGCCGCTCCACCCCTTCGGCCACGGACTCTCTTACACCAGCTTCTCCTGGGAGCCCGGCGAGAGCGTTCCGGCCGAGATCCCCACCGACGGATCCGCCGACATCGAGGTCACCGTCCGCAACACCGGTGACCGAGACGGCGCCGAGGTCGTGCAGCTGTACGTCCACGACCCGGTCGCCCAGACCACCCGTCCGCAGGCGCGGCTCATCGGGTACGCCCGGGTGCAGCTGGCCGCCGGGCAGGCCCGCAAGGTCAGCTTCCGGTTCCACGCCGATCTGGTGTCCTTCACCGGCATCGGCGGCCGACGGATCGTCGAGCCCGGCGATCTGGAACTGCGGCTCGCCGCATCGAGTGCCGTCTCCGACATCCGGCAGACGGTACGGCTGAAGCTCACCGGCCCCGAGCGCACGGTCGATCACCGTCGCCGGCTGGTCTGCGAAAGCACTGTCGAGGAGGCGGCGCAGGACCCGGCCCCGGCCGGGATCTGA
- a CDS encoding carbohydrate ABC transporter permease, with product MSYDTRSAAPAMTHPVRRPAGSRRRWRPRGNPVAGLGSLIWLVIVIVPIYTLISSSLMHQDEALNGDPLAFPTNPTLDNYNTVLHSGFLSMLGNTAIVAVATVAIVLVLSVPVAYVAVRTRGRLSSLAFRTFLLGVAIPAQAVIVPLYLLIGKMGLYDTLPAIILPTAAFAMPVAVLVLSGTMRDVSEEMYEAMALDGATPVRMLLQLAVPMSRAGISTVAIYTALQAWNGFLFPLILTQSEENRVLTLGLFNFMTQFGVNIPAVLAAIVLSVVPIFAVYLVARRALINGLMGVGGK from the coding sequence ATGTCATACGACACCCGCTCCGCGGCCCCGGCGATGACACACCCCGTCCGCCGCCCCGCAGGCTCCCGCCGCCGCTGGAGGCCGCGCGGCAACCCGGTGGCCGGACTGGGCTCGCTGATCTGGCTGGTCATCGTGATCGTGCCGATCTACACGCTGATCTCCTCGTCGCTGATGCACCAGGACGAGGCGCTCAACGGCGATCCGCTGGCCTTCCCGACGAATCCGACGCTCGACAACTACAACACCGTGCTGCACAGCGGCTTCCTCTCGATGCTGGGCAACACCGCGATCGTCGCTGTGGCCACCGTGGCCATCGTGCTGGTGCTCTCGGTGCCGGTCGCCTACGTGGCGGTACGCACCCGCGGCCGTCTCTCGTCGCTCGCCTTCCGGACCTTCCTGCTCGGCGTGGCGATCCCGGCGCAGGCGGTGATCGTGCCGCTCTATCTGCTGATCGGCAAGATGGGGCTCTACGACACCCTGCCCGCGATCATCCTGCCGACCGCCGCCTTCGCGATGCCCGTCGCCGTGCTGGTGCTCAGCGGCACCATGCGCGATGTGTCCGAGGAGATGTACGAGGCGATGGCGCTCGACGGTGCCACGCCCGTACGGATGCTGCTGCAGCTGGCCGTCCCGATGTCCAGGGCGGGCATCAGCACGGTCGCGATCTACACCGCGCTCCAGGCCTGGAACGGCTTCCTCTTCCCGCTGATCCTGACGCAGTCGGAGGAGAACCGCGTACTGACCCTCGGCCTGTTCAACTTCATGACCCAGTTCGGAGTGAACATTCCCGCCGTGCTGGCAGCGATCGTCCTCTCCGTGGTGCCCATCTTCGCCGTGTACCTCGTGGCACGGCGGGCGCTGATCAACGGCCTGATGGGGGTGGGCGGCAAGTAG
- a CDS encoding carbohydrate ABC transporter permease, translated as MSHHTPHTKTSGRGKAAVGNVGRPPVGWAVPGILFFAVFAIVPLAIAVYLSFCKWDGLNSPTPAGLENWTRLFKDPEFRQAAWLSLVLTAVSWAFQTPVALLLGVWAAGRQRSRTVLSAIFFIPLLLSTTAIAMLFHALLDPNFGVIKEIGPWFGIDPNIMGSSTGALLTVAFVGGWQFMPFHTLIYQGGTRQIPEVLYQAAAIDGAGMVRQFFHITLPQLRNTVTTSSVLMIVGSLTYFDTVLIMTKGGPGTDTTVLPYLMYRTGFQTYDLGYAAAIATALVVVATGLSLILVRFSGFGNMRSTREGM; from the coding sequence ATGTCCCACCACACTCCGCACACGAAGACGAGCGGAAGGGGCAAGGCGGCCGTCGGCAACGTCGGCCGCCCGCCGGTCGGCTGGGCCGTACCCGGCATTCTCTTCTTCGCCGTCTTCGCGATCGTCCCGCTGGCGATCGCCGTGTACCTCTCGTTCTGCAAGTGGGACGGGCTCAACTCCCCGACCCCGGCCGGCCTGGAGAACTGGACCCGGCTGTTCAAGGACCCCGAGTTCCGGCAGGCCGCCTGGCTGAGCCTGGTGCTCACCGCCGTCAGCTGGGCCTTCCAGACCCCCGTGGCCCTGCTGCTCGGTGTCTGGGCGGCGGGCCGGCAGCGCAGCAGGACCGTGCTCTCAGCGATCTTCTTCATCCCGCTGCTGCTCTCCACCACCGCGATCGCGATGCTCTTCCACGCCCTGCTGGACCCCAACTTCGGCGTGATCAAGGAGATCGGCCCCTGGTTCGGGATCGACCCGAACATCATGGGCTCGTCCACCGGGGCGCTGCTCACCGTGGCGTTCGTCGGCGGCTGGCAGTTCATGCCCTTCCACACCCTGATCTACCAGGGCGGAACACGGCAGATCCCGGAAGTCCTCTACCAGGCGGCCGCCATCGACGGCGCCGGCATGGTGCGGCAGTTCTTCCACATCACGCTGCCGCAGCTGCGCAACACCGTGACGACCTCTTCGGTCCTGATGATCGTCGGCTCGCTCACCTACTTCGACACCGTGCTGATCATGACCAAGGGCGGTCCCGGCACGGACACCACGGTCCTGCCCTATCTGATGTACCGGACCGGATTCCAGACCTACGACCTGGGCTACGCGGCGGCCATCGCCACCGCCCTCGTCGTCGTGGCCACCGGCCTGTCCTTGATTCTCGTCCGCTTCAGCGGCTTCGGGAACATGCGCTCCACCCGGGAAGGTATGTGA
- a CDS encoding extracellular solute-binding protein, producing MVMAGLLAGCGSGGAGGSDSGTITAYVYGDDAVKVQQAAVNDFNKTSKVKVKLVSVPGTDYVNKLRSSMGSPSAPDVFFNWGGGSIKPYVDAKQLVDLSDTVKNDPTLKDGFLPSIMAAGSLDGKIYGVPMRGMQPVMLFYNKTLFAENNLQAPKTWEDLQKAITTFKGKGITPFALGGSDKWPELMWMEYLLDRVGGPDVFRKIQDGDTSGWGDPAVLKAAQTVKELVDEGAFGKNFNSVDYGNGGAPTLLNKGKAAMHLMGSWEYSTQLGKAPEFAKKDLGWTAFPTVAGGVGDAANVVGNPTNYWSVNARTKHKDAAIAFLKTMASEKYAKALVDNGDIPTTSNAESMLSTSPNPQFAADQYQMVQKAPSFTLSWDQALESQYATPLLTEISKLFAGKSTPEQFVAAMKAVK from the coding sequence ATGGTCATGGCTGGGCTGCTTGCCGGCTGCGGCTCCGGCGGGGCCGGTGGCAGCGACAGCGGCACCATCACCGCCTACGTGTACGGGGATGACGCGGTCAAGGTTCAGCAGGCCGCGGTCAACGACTTCAACAAGACCTCCAAGGTCAAGGTCAAGCTGGTGTCGGTCCCCGGCACCGACTACGTGAACAAGCTCCGCAGCTCCATGGGCTCGCCCAGCGCTCCGGACGTCTTCTTCAACTGGGGCGGCGGCTCCATCAAGCCGTACGTCGACGCCAAGCAGCTGGTCGACCTCAGCGACACGGTCAAGAACGACCCCACGCTGAAGGACGGCTTCCTCCCGTCGATCATGGCGGCGGGCAGCCTCGACGGGAAGATCTACGGGGTGCCGATGCGCGGCATGCAGCCCGTGATGCTCTTCTACAACAAGACGCTCTTCGCCGAGAACAACCTCCAGGCCCCCAAGACCTGGGAGGACCTGCAGAAGGCCATCACCACCTTCAAGGGCAAGGGCATCACCCCCTTCGCGCTCGGCGGCTCCGACAAGTGGCCCGAGCTGATGTGGATGGAGTACCTGCTGGACCGGGTCGGCGGCCCCGACGTCTTCCGGAAGATCCAGGACGGCGACACCTCCGGCTGGGGCGACCCGGCGGTCCTCAAGGCGGCCCAGACCGTCAAGGAGCTCGTCGACGAGGGCGCGTTCGGCAAGAACTTCAACTCGGTCGACTACGGCAACGGCGGCGCCCCCACCCTCCTCAACAAGGGCAAGGCCGCCATGCACCTGATGGGTTCGTGGGAGTACTCGACCCAGCTGGGCAAGGCGCCCGAGTTCGCCAAGAAGGACCTCGGCTGGACCGCCTTCCCGACGGTGGCCGGCGGCGTCGGCGACGCGGCGAACGTGGTGGGCAACCCCACCAACTACTGGTCCGTCAACGCCCGCACGAAGCACAAGGACGCCGCGATCGCCTTCCTGAAGACGATGGCGTCCGAGAAGTACGCCAAGGCTCTGGTGGACAACGGTGACATCCCCACCACCTCCAACGCCGAGTCGATGCTGAGCACCTCGCCCAACCCGCAGTTCGCCGCCGACCAGTACCAGATGGTCCAGAAGGCCCCGAGCTTCACGCTCTCGTGGGACCAGGCGCTGGAGTCCCAGTACGCCACCCCGCTGCTCACCGAGATCAGCAAGCTGTTCGCCGGAAAGTCCACCCCTGAGCAGTTCGTCGCAGCAATGAAGGCCGTCAAGTAA
- a CDS encoding LacI family DNA-binding transcriptional regulator — protein MSPAKVHPQQEKTPIGESPEGGATLAEIARAAGVSAPTVSKVLNGRADVAPATRTRVEELLLLHGYRRRRGSTAQSQLIDLVFHELDSAWAMEVVRGVENVAREEGLSLVLSESAGRLTPGQTWVDGVLARRPVGVILVLSDLTAAQRAQLTSRNIPYAVVDPAGDPGDDVPSVGTTNWQGGLAATRHLTGLGHRRIGVVSGPSRMMCSRARVDGYRAALETAGLPFDPELIREGEFHHEDGYAAGLELLQLPEPPTALFAGNDLQALGIYEAARELGLRIPEDLSVVGFDDLPLTRWIGPPLTTVRQPLIEMAETAARLVLDLGRGDRPATTRVDLATNLVVRSSTARPRD, from the coding sequence ATGAGCCCCGCAAAGGTCCATCCCCAACAGGAGAAGACGCCAATCGGCGAGTCGCCGGAAGGCGGTGCCACGCTGGCTGAAATCGCCCGGGCCGCCGGAGTCTCGGCTCCGACAGTTTCGAAGGTGCTGAACGGACGCGCCGACGTCGCCCCGGCCACGCGCACCAGGGTGGAGGAGCTGCTGCTGCTCCACGGCTACCGCCGCAGGCGCGGCTCCACGGCGCAGTCCCAGCTGATCGACCTGGTCTTCCACGAGCTGGACAGCGCCTGGGCCATGGAGGTCGTCCGCGGGGTGGAGAACGTCGCCCGGGAGGAAGGGCTGAGTCTGGTGCTCTCCGAGAGCGCCGGCCGGCTGACCCCGGGGCAGACCTGGGTGGACGGCGTGCTGGCCCGTCGGCCGGTCGGGGTGATCCTGGTGCTCTCGGACCTGACGGCCGCCCAGCGCGCCCAGCTGACCAGCCGCAACATCCCGTACGCCGTGGTCGACCCGGCGGGCGACCCGGGTGACGACGTGCCGTCGGTCGGGACCACCAACTGGCAGGGCGGGCTGGCGGCCACCCGCCATCTGACCGGGCTCGGACACCGTCGGATCGGCGTCGTCAGCGGCCCGTCCCGCATGATGTGCAGCCGCGCCCGCGTCGACGGCTACCGGGCGGCACTGGAGACCGCGGGCCTGCCCTTCGATCCGGAGCTGATCCGGGAGGGCGAGTTCCACCACGAGGACGGTTACGCGGCCGGTCTCGAACTCCTGCAACTGCCCGAGCCGCCCACCGCCCTGTTCGCGGGCAACGATCTCCAGGCCCTCGGCATCTACGAGGCAGCCCGCGAGCTGGGGCTGCGCATCCCGGAGGACCTCAGCGTCGTCGGGTTCGACGATCTGCCGCTCACCCGGTGGATCGGGCCGCCGCTGACCACGGTGCGCCAGCCGCTCATCGAGATGGCCGAGACGGCGGCCCGGCTGGTCCTCGACCTCGGCCGGGGCGACCGGCCCGCGACCACCCGGGTCGACCTCGCTACGAATCTGGTGGTACGCAGCAGCACCGCCCGGCCCCGCGACTGA
- a CDS encoding cupin domain-containing protein, which produces MPTFEGLPGAVAVSHLRVYDWPAVDGLRGGTPHLHLTCSEGYVVVGGRGSVQTLTASGFRQTPLAPGGLVWFTPGTIHRLVNEDGLRIVVLMENSGLPEAGDAVLTLPPGRLADPDAYRAAVTLPADGSEEQQERAARTRRDLAVEGFLALRRATEAGDPGPLAAFHRAAAALVRPRTEDWRGRWQQGAAAASEVTGGQLDALARGEGGYLADACVHAEQPSAYGRFGMCGRLDVYRG; this is translated from the coding sequence GTGCCGACCTTCGAAGGGCTGCCCGGCGCCGTCGCCGTCTCCCACCTGCGGGTCTACGACTGGCCCGCCGTGGACGGCCTGCGCGGTGGGACGCCTCATCTCCATCTCACCTGTTCCGAGGGGTACGTGGTGGTCGGGGGCAGGGGCTCGGTGCAGACCCTCACGGCGTCGGGGTTCCGGCAGACGCCGCTGGCCCCGGGCGGCCTGGTCTGGTTCACACCCGGCACGATCCACCGCCTCGTCAACGAGGACGGGCTGCGCATCGTCGTCCTCATGGAGAACAGCGGGCTGCCCGAGGCCGGTGACGCCGTACTCACCCTGCCGCCGGGCCGCCTTGCGGACCCCGACGCCTACCGGGCGGCGGTCACCCTTCCCGCCGACGGCTCCGAGGAGCAACAGGAACGGGCCGCCCGCACCCGCCGTGATCTCGCCGTCGAGGGCTTCCTCGCACTGCGCCGGGCCACCGAGGCGGGCGATCCCGGACCGCTCGCCGCCTTCCACCGGGCCGCGGCCGCACTCGTACGCCCGAGGACCGAGGACTGGCGGGGGCGATGGCAGCAGGGGGCCGCCGCGGCGTCCGAGGTGACCGGCGGACAGCTGGACGCTCTGGCGCGCGGCGAAGGCGGTTACCTCGCCGACGCCTGTGTGCACGCCGAACAGCCCTCCGCGTACGGAAGGTTCGGCATGTGCGGGCGGCTGGACGTCTACCGCGGCTGA